Proteins encoded by one window of Chromobacterium violaceum ATCC 12472:
- a CDS encoding F0F1 ATP synthase subunit epsilon, which produces MSKMRVEVVSTEQLIFSGEAEFVVAPATEGEIGVYPQHVPLLTRIKPGVLRLKVPGTKEEVLVAVSGGMMEVQPSLITVLADTAIRGEDLDEARANEAKRAAEDALKHATDDMSTAKAHAALAVAIAELKTLDYLKKRAH; this is translated from the coding sequence ATGTCCAAGATGCGTGTCGAAGTGGTTAGCACCGAGCAGCTCATCTTCTCCGGCGAGGCGGAATTCGTCGTCGCGCCGGCTACCGAAGGCGAGATCGGCGTCTACCCGCAACACGTGCCGCTCCTGACCCGTATCAAGCCCGGCGTGCTTCGTCTGAAGGTGCCGGGTACCAAGGAAGAAGTACTGGTGGCGGTGTCCGGCGGCATGATGGAAGTGCAGCCGAGCCTGATCACCGTGCTCGCCGATACGGCGATCCGCGGCGAGGATCTCGATGAGGCCCGCGCCAATGAGGCGAAACGCGCTGCCGAGGATGCCCTCAAGCACGCGACCGACGACATGAGCACGGCCAAGGCCCACGCCGCACTGGCGGTGGCGATTGCCGAGCTCAAGACGCTGGACTACCTCAAGAAGCGCGCCCACTGA
- the glmU gene encoding bifunctional UDP-N-acetylglucosamine diphosphorylase/glucosamine-1-phosphate N-acetyltransferase GlmU gives MDSLSIVILAAGKGKRMYSSLPKVLHPIGGEPMLARVIRTARALNPSRLVVVYGHGGEQVRARIQDADIVWAEQAEQLGTGHALKMALPHLPQDGKTLVLYGDVPLTKASTLQRLEQAAAGGMAVLTDVLADASGYGRMVRGADGKLQAIVEHKDCTPEQLAIREINTGMMALPNARLADWLSALNNGNAQGEYYLTDVLELAVKDGVAVESASVDASWEAAGVNNKVQLAELERILQANQARALLEAGVTLADPARIDIRGELKHGMDVSIDIGCVFEGAVELGDQVEIGAHCVLKNVKIASGTRIAPFSHLEDAVVGAECRIGPYARLRPGAELAGHVHIGNFVEVKKSKIGEGSKVNHLSYVGDAEIGRKVNVGAGSVTCNYDGVNKFKTIIGDNVFVGSGTLMVAPVKLERDSTIGAGSVISKDTPAGELTVARARQVTVPGWKRPQKKSG, from the coding sequence ATGGATAGTCTCAGCATCGTCATCCTGGCTGCCGGCAAAGGCAAGCGCATGTATTCCTCCCTTCCCAAAGTATTGCACCCGATAGGCGGCGAGCCGATGCTGGCGCGGGTGATCCGCACCGCGCGCGCGTTGAATCCGTCCCGTCTGGTGGTGGTGTATGGCCATGGCGGCGAGCAGGTGCGCGCCCGGATTCAGGATGCCGACATCGTCTGGGCCGAACAGGCTGAGCAGCTGGGCACCGGCCACGCGCTGAAGATGGCTTTGCCGCATCTGCCGCAGGACGGCAAGACGCTGGTGCTGTACGGGGATGTGCCGCTGACCAAGGCCTCCACGCTGCAAAGGCTGGAGCAGGCCGCCGCCGGCGGCATGGCGGTGCTGACCGATGTGCTGGCCGACGCCAGCGGTTATGGGCGCATGGTGCGCGGCGCCGACGGCAAGCTGCAAGCCATCGTCGAGCACAAGGACTGCACGCCTGAGCAATTGGCCATCCGCGAGATCAACACCGGCATGATGGCGCTGCCCAACGCGCGGCTGGCTGATTGGCTATCCGCGCTGAACAACGGCAACGCCCAGGGCGAGTATTATCTGACCGACGTGCTGGAACTGGCGGTGAAAGACGGCGTGGCGGTGGAAAGCGCCAGCGTCGACGCCAGTTGGGAGGCCGCCGGCGTCAACAACAAGGTCCAGCTGGCGGAGCTGGAGCGCATCCTGCAGGCCAATCAGGCGCGCGCGCTGCTGGAAGCCGGCGTCACGCTGGCCGACCCGGCGCGCATCGACATCCGCGGCGAACTGAAGCACGGCATGGACGTCAGCATAGATATCGGCTGCGTGTTCGAAGGCGCGGTGGAGCTGGGCGACCAAGTGGAAATCGGCGCCCACTGCGTGCTGAAGAACGTGAAGATCGCCAGCGGCACCCGGATCGCGCCGTTTTCGCACCTGGAAGACGCGGTGGTCGGCGCCGAATGCCGGATCGGCCCGTACGCGCGCCTGCGTCCGGGCGCGGAGCTGGCCGGCCACGTGCACATCGGCAACTTTGTCGAGGTGAAGAAGAGCAAGATAGGCGAGGGCTCCAAGGTCAACCACCTGAGCTATGTCGGCGACGCCGAGATCGGCCGCAAGGTCAATGTCGGCGCCGGTTCGGTCACCTGCAACTACGACGGCGTCAACAAGTTCAAGACCATCATCGGCGACAATGTGTTCGTCGGCTCCGGCACGCTGATGGTGGCGCCGGTGAAGCTGGAGCGCGACTCCACCATCGGCGCGGGCTCGGTGATCAGCAAGGACACGCCGGCGGGCGAATTGACCGTGGCGCGCGCGCGCCAAGTGACGGTGCCGGGCTGGAAGCGGCCGCAAAAGAAAAGCGGATAG
- a CDS encoding DUF4440 domain-containing protein: MEDTDRLYRHLIDKEAALLTKAIRRDVAMLDRMIADDFLEFGASGTAFGKREVLQQLPAAEDGPAIHAQDFQARRLGEDVVQITFKSVRAPASSAPRYTLRSSIWRRRDNAWQMVFHQGTVTEPFAVV, encoded by the coding sequence ATGGAAGATACGGATCGCCTTTACCGGCACTTGATTGACAAGGAAGCGGCGCTGCTAACGAAAGCCATACGCCGTGATGTTGCCATGCTGGATCGCATGATCGCGGACGATTTCTTGGAATTTGGGGCCTCTGGCACCGCATTTGGGAAACGCGAGGTTCTGCAACAACTTCCGGCGGCGGAAGATGGCCCGGCCATTCATGCCCAGGATTTTCAGGCGCGGCGGCTGGGAGAAGACGTGGTGCAGATCACCTTCAAATCCGTCCGCGCCCCCGCTTCCAGCGCGCCGCGTTATACCCTGCGCAGCTCTATCTGGCGCCGGCGCGACAACGCATGGCAAATGGTGTTTCACCAAGGCACCGTCACCGAGCCATTTGCGGTGGTGTGA
- a CDS encoding DeoR/GlpR family DNA-binding transcription regulator codes for MTKRNTQQRRHAIAALVQERGEVSVEELTQRFATSEVTIRKDLALLETGGLLLRRYGGAVSLPSEMVAEPDAGQVSKRKLSIARAAADRIRDHNRVIIDSGTTTSAMIPLLGNKRGLVVMTNSLNVAGQLRELENEPILLMTGGTWDPHSESFQGQVAEQVLRSYDFDQLFIGADGIDLERGTTTFNELVGLSRVMAEVAREVIVMVESEKIGRRIPNLELPWDKIHTLVTDDALGQEARDKIQAKGVTLICAPAVQDSNARRK; via the coding sequence ATGACAAAACGTAACACACAACAGCGACGGCATGCGATTGCCGCGCTGGTGCAGGAAAGAGGCGAAGTCAGCGTGGAAGAGCTGACCCAGCGTTTCGCCACATCGGAAGTCACCATCCGCAAGGACCTGGCCCTGCTGGAGACTGGCGGCTTGTTGCTGCGCCGCTACGGCGGCGCGGTGTCGCTGCCCAGCGAAATGGTAGCCGAGCCGGATGCCGGACAGGTTTCGAAGCGAAAGTTATCGATCGCGCGCGCGGCGGCGGACCGAATCCGCGACCACAACCGCGTGATCATAGACAGCGGCACCACTACCAGCGCGATGATCCCCTTGCTCGGCAACAAGCGCGGGCTGGTGGTGATGACCAACTCGCTGAACGTGGCCGGCCAGCTGCGGGAGCTGGAGAACGAACCCATCCTGCTGATGACCGGCGGCACCTGGGACCCGCATTCGGAGTCGTTCCAGGGGCAGGTGGCCGAGCAGGTGCTGCGCTCCTACGATTTCGACCAGCTCTTCATCGGCGCCGACGGCATAGACCTGGAACGCGGCACCACCACCTTCAACGAGCTGGTGGGCCTGTCCCGCGTGATGGCGGAAGTGGCGCGCGAGGTGATCGTGATGGTGGAGTCGGAAAAGATCGGCCGCCGCATTCCCAATCTGGAATTGCCGTGGGACAAGATCCACACCCTGGTCACCGACGACGCGCTGGGCCAGGAAGCCAGAGACAAGATTCAAGCGAAGGGCGTGACGCTGATTTGCGCGCCCGCAGTTCAAGACAGCAATGCAAGGAGAAAATAA
- the glmS gene encoding glutamine--fructose-6-phosphate transaminase (isomerizing), with amino-acid sequence MCGIVGAIAKRNIVPILVDGLKRLEYRGYDSAGVAVLAGDEIRRVRRVGRVAEMEGAAAEEGLQGELGIGHTRWATHGGVTEYNAHPHISFGKIAVVHNGIIENHEQQRQRLKGLGYPFESQTDTEVIAHLVHHYYQAGDSLFDAVKKATRELTGAYAIGVIALDRPDELVCARMGCPLLVGLGDGENFIASDVSAILSATRRVIFLEEGDIGHLSRDGVKLIDKHDQAVERPVHLSDVSLASLELGPYSHFMQKEIHEQPKALADTIEAVQDCGFNPELFGESAAAILPQLEGVKILACGTSYYAGMTAKYWIESIAGLPCDVEIASEYRYRDAFANPKHLIVTISQSGETLDTMEALKYAKELGHQYALSICNVRESAIPRASDLVFYTRAGAEIGVASTKAFTTQLVGLFALAVTLGKTRGRVSAEAEAQYLDELRHLPGSVQHALNLEPQIKAWSERFAAKDDALFLGRGLHYPIALEGALKLKEISYIHAEAYPAGELKHGPLALVDENMPVVVIAPNDALLEKVKSNMQEVSARGGELFVFADADSHFSESDGVHVIRTPRHVGILSPIVHTIPVQMLAYHVALSRGTDVDKPRNLAKSVTVE; translated from the coding sequence ATGTGCGGCATCGTTGGCGCCATCGCCAAGCGTAATATCGTTCCCATCCTGGTGGATGGCCTGAAGCGTCTGGAATACCGCGGTTATGATTCCGCCGGCGTGGCCGTGCTGGCCGGCGACGAAATCCGCCGCGTGCGCCGCGTCGGCCGCGTGGCCGAGATGGAAGGCGCCGCCGCCGAGGAAGGCCTGCAAGGCGAACTCGGCATCGGCCATACCCGCTGGGCCACCCACGGCGGCGTGACCGAGTACAACGCCCACCCGCACATTTCCTTCGGCAAGATCGCCGTGGTGCACAACGGCATCATCGAAAACCACGAACAGCAGCGCCAGCGCCTGAAGGGCCTGGGCTACCCCTTCGAGTCGCAAACCGACACCGAGGTGATCGCCCACCTGGTGCACCACTACTACCAGGCCGGCGACAGCCTGTTCGACGCCGTGAAGAAGGCCACCCGCGAACTGACAGGCGCCTACGCCATCGGCGTCATCGCGCTGGACCGTCCGGACGAACTGGTGTGCGCCCGCATGGGCTGCCCGCTGCTGGTGGGCCTGGGCGACGGCGAAAACTTCATCGCGTCCGACGTCTCCGCCATCTTGTCCGCCACCCGCCGCGTGATCTTCCTGGAAGAGGGCGACATCGGCCACCTGAGCCGCGACGGCGTCAAGCTGATCGACAAGCACGACCAGGCTGTCGAGCGCCCGGTGCATCTGTCCGACGTGTCGTTGGCCTCGCTGGAATTGGGTCCGTACAGCCACTTCATGCAGAAGGAAATCCACGAGCAGCCGAAGGCGCTGGCCGACACCATCGAGGCGGTGCAGGACTGCGGCTTCAACCCCGAGCTGTTCGGCGAGTCCGCCGCCGCCATCCTGCCGCAGCTGGAAGGCGTGAAAATCCTGGCCTGCGGCACCAGCTACTACGCCGGCATGACCGCCAAGTACTGGATCGAAAGCATCGCCGGCCTGCCGTGCGACGTGGAAATCGCCAGCGAATACCGCTACCGCGACGCCTTCGCCAATCCCAAGCACCTGATCGTCACCATCTCCCAATCCGGCGAAACACTGGACACCATGGAGGCGCTGAAGTACGCCAAGGAGCTGGGCCACCAGTACGCGCTGTCCATCTGCAATGTGCGCGAATCCGCCATCCCGCGCGCCAGCGACCTGGTGTTCTACACCCGCGCCGGCGCCGAAATCGGCGTGGCCTCCACCAAGGCCTTCACCACCCAGCTGGTGGGCCTGTTCGCGCTGGCGGTGACGCTGGGCAAGACCCGCGGCCGCGTGTCGGCCGAGGCGGAGGCGCAATACCTGGACGAACTGCGCCACCTGCCGGGCAGCGTGCAGCACGCGCTGAACCTGGAGCCGCAGATCAAGGCCTGGTCCGAGCGCTTCGCCGCCAAGGACGACGCGCTGTTCCTCGGCCGCGGCCTGCATTACCCGATCGCGCTGGAAGGCGCGCTGAAGCTGAAGGAAATCTCCTACATCCACGCCGAGGCCTATCCGGCGGGCGAACTCAAGCACGGCCCGCTGGCGCTGGTGGACGAGAATATGCCGGTGGTGGTGATCGCCCCCAACGACGCGCTGCTGGAAAAGGTGAAGTCGAACATGCAGGAAGTGAGCGCCCGCGGCGGCGAGCTGTTCGTGTTCGCCGACGCCGACAGCCACTTCAGCGAATCCGATGGCGTGCACGTGATCCGCACGCCGCGCCATGTCGGCATCCTCAGCCCCATCGTCCACACCATCCCGGTGCAGATGCTGGCCTACCACGTGGCGCTGTCGCGCGGCACCGACGTCGACAAGCCGCGGAACCTGGCCAAGAGCGTCACTGTGGAGTGA
- a CDS encoding helix-turn-helix transcriptional regulator translates to MTLEVVPAALYSMRNVKPILADGSSSILHKTLETNLENKAIYIATPLIVYIKQGKQIIRDHDAMAHVVEENHLIFLSKGVYTVSDYVTGSDIFEAVLLFCDDKLIAKYLSRAAGTGHSHTDGLQNNAHGTYILHANQQIQRYIDSLNYVYKDAEGSDALLELKLLELLHLIAIQDKSFRFLRELSSGGSRKRRPITNFMEQYYSHKLKIEDYALLTGRSVSTFIRDFRRSYNTTPNRWIIEKKVDIAHQLLTAKNYSVTDAAAEVGYENTSHFIKVYKQRYGVTPKKAKAFAAEL, encoded by the coding sequence ATGACACTCGAAGTAGTACCGGCGGCGCTTTATTCGATGCGCAATGTAAAGCCTATCCTCGCTGACGGCAGCTCGTCCATCCTCCATAAAACGCTTGAAACAAACCTGGAAAACAAGGCGATCTATATCGCCACGCCGTTGATCGTCTACATCAAGCAAGGCAAGCAGATTATTCGCGACCATGACGCCATGGCCCATGTCGTCGAGGAAAATCATTTGATTTTCCTCTCCAAAGGCGTTTACACGGTATCGGACTACGTCACTGGCAGCGATATCTTCGAGGCGGTGCTGCTGTTTTGCGACGACAAGCTGATCGCCAAATACCTGTCGCGCGCGGCCGGCACAGGCCATTCGCATACGGATGGCCTGCAGAACAACGCGCACGGCACTTATATCCTGCATGCCAATCAACAGATTCAGCGCTATATCGATTCGCTGAATTATGTCTACAAGGACGCGGAGGGCTCCGACGCGCTGCTGGAATTGAAACTGCTCGAACTACTGCACCTGATCGCCATCCAGGACAAGTCCTTCCGTTTCCTGCGCGAGCTGTCCAGCGGCGGCAGCCGCAAACGCCGCCCCATCACCAACTTCATGGAGCAGTACTATTCTCATAAGCTGAAGATTGAAGATTACGCCCTGCTGACGGGACGCAGCGTGTCGACCTTTATCCGCGACTTCAGGCGCAGCTACAACACCACCCCGAACCGCTGGATCATCGAGAAAAAAGTCGACATCGCGCATCAACTGTTGACAGCTAAAAATTATTCCGTCACCGACGCGGCAGCGGAGGTGGGATATGAAAATACCTCCCACTTCATCAAGGTCTACAAGCAACGCTACGGCGTCACGCCGAAGAAAGCCAAGGCCTTCGCAGCAGAACTGTAG
- a CDS encoding putative quinol monooxygenase, with protein sequence MSVNLVISFNVKEEKLQSFKDIMNDVKINLPKVDGCQTVKILNHLEDPLAFTLVEAWDSREMHGAHVDQMISSGQWSIIAEHLSSAPVSGYFSEV encoded by the coding sequence ATGTCCGTCAATCTCGTCATCAGCTTTAATGTAAAAGAAGAAAAGCTGCAATCGTTCAAGGACATCATGAACGACGTGAAGATCAATCTGCCGAAGGTGGACGGTTGCCAAACGGTCAAGATTCTCAACCACTTGGAGGATCCACTCGCATTCACGCTCGTGGAAGCCTGGGATTCGCGTGAAATGCACGGCGCCCACGTCGACCAGATGATCTCGAGCGGTCAGTGGAGCATCATCGCCGAGCATCTGAGCAGCGCGCCGGTCAGCGGCTACTTCAGCGAAGTTTGA
- a CDS encoding C39 family peptidase produces the protein MKLPIRPLLSILLCLFCSGGQGGAQAADMMLPAYTGEGNVYKQVHSLRELRFRYVVEQKTDFSCGAAALTTLLRYGFGLDVNEQQVIAGMLARANPDVVRQQGFSMLDMKRFVNVLGLRASGFVSGAERLPALRIPALIMLDINGYKHFVVLKMATRDTVYVADPALGNRAIPMPEFTRQWNGVLLAVAGPGYRPQGPLRQFPSPLSARQLMVNMQPASPAELVEYGFLYSDFL, from the coding sequence ATGAAACTTCCCATCCGCCCGCTGTTATCGATCCTGCTATGCCTGTTCTGCTCCGGTGGCCAGGGGGGCGCTCAAGCGGCTGACATGATGCTGCCCGCTTACACCGGTGAGGGCAATGTTTACAAGCAGGTGCACAGCTTGCGTGAATTACGCTTCCGTTATGTGGTGGAACAAAAGACGGATTTCAGCTGCGGCGCCGCCGCCTTGACCACATTGCTGCGCTATGGCTTTGGGCTTGATGTCAATGAGCAGCAAGTCATTGCCGGGATGCTGGCTCGGGCCAATCCCGATGTGGTGCGGCAACAAGGGTTTTCCATGCTGGACATGAAACGCTTCGTTAATGTTTTGGGCTTGCGTGCCAGTGGTTTCGTCAGTGGCGCCGAACGTTTGCCCGCGCTGCGCATTCCTGCGCTGATCATGCTCGACATCAATGGCTACAAGCACTTTGTCGTTTTGAAGATGGCTACCCGCGACACAGTCTATGTTGCGGATCCGGCGCTGGGCAACCGCGCCATTCCCATGCCAGAGTTCACCCGGCAGTGGAATGGCGTGTTGCTGGCGGTGGCCGGGCCGGGCTACCGGCCGCAGGGGCCTTTGCGCCAGTTTCCCAGCCCGTTGTCCGCGCGGCAGTTGATGGTGAACATGCAGCCGGCGTCGCCGGCTGAGCTGGTTGAATACGGCTTTCTTTACAGTGATTTCTTATAG
- a CDS encoding sigma-54 dependent transcriptional regulator — MQASKTLLALGSDALLPVLHDLHQQHWKIIHIHDVQQPKLRQAGPFSAGLLLLDNKLLRKAEALQQLGGQLDLEWVLLTERQQLEHAAVRSFINDGCYDYHCLPVESARLAVTLGRLHGKTMLRRHLQQEEIPEEQKKLVGEHDCMRRLRQEIRRLARVNVTVVITGESGCGKELVAQLLHQYSDRADGPFQTVNCGALPVSLVQSELFGHERGAFTGASSGRIGRIEAAHNGTLFLDEIGDMAIEAQVSLLRFLQEGTIDRLGDHRSRSIDTRVLSATHVDLPAAISNGRFRQDLYYRLCVCQLHLPPLRERRSDIPLLAKHLLFQNAQRLGLPHKRLSYEAMAIMLQHDWPGNIREMSNRISQGLAMAGGRVIRPQDMGLGGNMAIPLHDGLEAVREKAEREAVEMALELHGHNSSKAARMLCISRATLYRLLKKYSMQIIN, encoded by the coding sequence ATGCAAGCGAGCAAAACGCTGCTGGCGCTAGGGTCGGATGCATTGCTTCCCGTGCTGCACGATTTGCATCAGCAGCACTGGAAGATCATTCACATCCACGATGTGCAGCAGCCCAAACTCCGGCAGGCTGGGCCATTCAGCGCGGGCCTGCTCTTGCTGGACAACAAGCTGCTGCGCAAGGCGGAGGCGCTGCAGCAGCTTGGCGGCCAGCTTGACCTGGAGTGGGTGTTGCTAACCGAACGCCAACAACTGGAGCACGCAGCCGTGCGTAGCTTCATCAATGACGGCTGCTATGACTACCATTGTTTGCCGGTCGAGAGCGCCAGGCTGGCGGTCACGCTGGGGCGGCTGCATGGCAAGACCATGCTGCGGAGGCATCTGCAGCAGGAGGAGATCCCGGAGGAGCAAAAAAAACTGGTTGGCGAGCATGACTGCATGCGGCGTTTGCGTCAGGAAATCCGCCGTCTGGCGCGCGTGAATGTCACCGTCGTCATCACCGGGGAGTCCGGTTGCGGCAAGGAGCTGGTGGCTCAGCTGTTGCATCAGTACTCCGACCGGGCCGATGGCCCTTTCCAGACAGTCAACTGCGGCGCGCTGCCGGTCAGCCTGGTGCAGTCGGAATTATTCGGCCACGAGCGAGGCGCCTTTACCGGCGCTTCATCCGGTCGTATCGGCCGCATCGAGGCTGCCCACAATGGCACCCTGTTTCTGGATGAAATCGGAGACATGGCCATTGAAGCGCAGGTGAGCCTGCTGCGCTTCCTGCAGGAAGGCACCATAGACCGGCTGGGCGACCATCGCAGCCGCAGCATCGACACCCGTGTCTTGTCGGCAACCCACGTCGACCTGCCCGCCGCCATCAGCAACGGTCGTTTCCGTCAGGACTTGTATTACCGCCTGTGCGTCTGCCAGCTGCACCTGCCGCCCTTGCGCGAGCGGCGTTCCGATATTCCCCTGCTGGCCAAGCACCTGCTATTCCAGAATGCCCAGAGGCTGGGTTTGCCGCACAAACGGCTGTCGTACGAGGCAATGGCCATCATGTTGCAACATGACTGGCCCGGTAATATCCGGGAGATGTCCAACCGCATCAGCCAGGGCTTGGCCATGGCCGGCGGGCGGGTCATCCGGCCGCAGGACATGGGGCTGGGCGGCAATATGGCCATCCCGCTGCATGATGGCCTGGAAGCCGTCCGGGAAAAGGCCGAGCGCGAGGCGGTGGAGATGGCGCTGGAGCTGCATGGCCATAACAGCAGCAAGGCGGCGCGCATGCTGTGCATCTCGCGCGCCACGCTGTACCGGCTGTTGAAGAAATATTCGATGCAAATCATCAACTAG
- a CDS encoding transporter, with protein MPPTTLRSTCSSLLLAALSLSFPLQAWADISLESLQQQISDLAQTNRQQEQRIRQLEQQLAGLTRHDGQSAAAAIGSRTDISSKSVGADTAANHGAMAGGNGPALPVVSEVPKSMEDIYQEASGFAAGKFSIEPSLTYTHYDTRELVLNGFLALDSIFLGNINLDKVVSDSLTLDLATRYSPSPRWQLDIDLPFVARDATYFSGGAGGGANSVSQGSVQQGPALGDISLGLGYKLKEEDADWPDMVWSLRVKAPTGRNPYGIKLVQSAGNNNLSTPDRLPTGNGVWGITTGLSFVKTADPAVLFASLSYTHYLDGHFRDISPTVGVAQPGDVRLGNSWSWGAGIAFALNDKLSLGLSYSQQMVGQARVRQQGSSWTDVVGSSANAANLNLGLTYAYSKRLSIIPSLSLGMTPDSPNYAFSVKFPYRF; from the coding sequence ATGCCGCCGACCACCTTGCGCTCCACTTGCAGCAGCCTGTTGCTGGCTGCGCTATCCTTGTCTTTTCCTTTACAGGCCTGGGCCGATATCAGCCTCGAAAGCCTGCAACAGCAGATCAGTGATCTGGCGCAGACCAACCGGCAACAGGAACAGCGCATACGCCAATTGGAGCAGCAATTGGCCGGGCTGACCCGCCATGACGGCCAGAGCGCGGCAGCCGCCATTGGCAGTCGTACCGACATCAGCAGCAAGAGCGTTGGCGCTGACACGGCGGCCAATCACGGAGCCATGGCCGGCGGCAATGGCCCGGCCCTGCCGGTGGTGAGCGAAGTTCCCAAGAGCATGGAAGACATCTATCAGGAAGCCAGCGGTTTTGCCGCGGGCAAGTTCTCCATCGAGCCCAGCCTCACCTACACCCATTACGATACGCGCGAACTCGTGCTCAATGGCTTTCTGGCGCTGGACTCCATTTTCCTTGGCAATATCAACCTGGATAAGGTGGTCAGCGACAGTCTGACGCTGGACCTGGCCACGCGGTACTCGCCCAGCCCGCGTTGGCAGCTGGATATTGACCTTCCTTTCGTGGCGCGGGACGCAACTTATTTCTCCGGCGGCGCGGGCGGCGGCGCCAACAGCGTTTCGCAGGGGTCGGTACAACAGGGGCCGGCACTGGGCGATATCAGTCTTGGCCTGGGTTACAAGCTGAAGGAGGAGGACGCCGACTGGCCGGACATGGTGTGGAGTTTGCGCGTCAAGGCACCAACCGGGCGCAACCCTTATGGCATCAAGCTGGTTCAGTCTGCTGGCAACAACAATCTCTCCACGCCGGACCGCCTGCCTACCGGCAATGGCGTTTGGGGCATCACCACCGGCCTGTCCTTCGTCAAGACGGCGGATCCGGCCGTCCTGTTCGCCAGCCTCAGCTACACCCATTATCTGGATGGCCATTTCCGCGACATCAGCCCCACGGTCGGCGTGGCCCAGCCGGGCGATGTGCGCCTGGGAAACAGTTGGAGCTGGGGTGCCGGTATCGCCTTTGCGCTTAACGACAAGCTCAGCCTGGGTCTGTCCTATTCACAGCAGATGGTGGGTCAGGCACGGGTACGCCAGCAGGGCAGCAGTTGGACCGATGTGGTGGGGAGCAGCGCCAATGCCGCCAACCTGAACCTGGGCCTGACATATGCGTACAGCAAGCGGCTCTCTATCATTCCCAGCCTGTCGCTGGGCATGACGCCGGACAGCCCGAACTATGCATTTTCGGTGAAGTTCCCTTATCGATTCTAA
- a CDS encoding SDR family oxidoreductase — protein sequence MTQEKIAFVTGATGLLGNNLVRLLLAEGYRVRALARSERKAMEQFGELTGSRLEVVLGDLTDVKGFAPALRGCQVIFHAAAYFRESYKGGRHLDALRKTNVEGTQNLLREAYTAGIRRMVHISSIAVLGRNDSGLTDESMVLAIEEAPDDYYRSKIETDAVIFAFLDNHPDMHISLVLPGWMHGPGDLGPTSAGQFVEDYLQQKIPGVIDAAFSVVDARDVAQVALASSQTGERGERYLAAGHPVSMAGLLQAMEAVSGVPAPRRGLPRALLYAIASLQEIYARLTGKPVLLSLATVKNMANDYGRKFSSEKIRTRFGLGFRPMEETLAEEVAWIRQRMARAGMRQSGKENIGFANGGRR from the coding sequence ATGACGCAAGAAAAAATCGCATTTGTCACTGGCGCTACCGGATTGCTGGGCAATAATCTCGTTCGTTTGCTGCTCGCCGAAGGTTATCGGGTCAGGGCTTTAGCCAGGTCGGAACGGAAAGCCATGGAGCAGTTCGGGGAGTTGACAGGCAGCCGTCTAGAAGTGGTTCTGGGCGATCTCACGGATGTAAAAGGCTTTGCTCCAGCATTGCGGGGCTGCCAAGTTATTTTCCATGCCGCGGCCTACTTCCGCGAAAGCTACAAAGGCGGCCGCCATCTGGACGCCCTGCGCAAGACGAATGTCGAAGGCACGCAAAATCTGCTGCGCGAGGCGTACACGGCCGGCATTCGGCGCATGGTCCACATCAGCTCCATCGCGGTTTTGGGCCGCAATGACTCTGGATTGACCGACGAAAGCATGGTGCTGGCAATAGAGGAGGCACCGGATGACTATTACCGCAGCAAGATTGAAACCGACGCGGTGATATTCGCTTTCCTCGACAACCACCCGGACATGCACATTTCCCTGGTCTTGCCCGGCTGGATGCATGGCCCAGGCGATCTTGGGCCGACTTCGGCCGGGCAGTTCGTAGAGGACTACTTGCAACAAAAAATTCCAGGCGTGATCGATGCCGCTTTTTCTGTGGTGGATGCCCGGGATGTGGCCCAAGTCGCTTTGGCATCCAGCCAAACGGGGGAACGAGGCGAACGCTATTTGGCCGCAGGCCACCCCGTCAGCATGGCCGGGCTTTTACAGGCGATGGAAGCCGTAAGCGGTGTGCCCGCCCCGCGCCGCGGACTGCCTCGCGCACTATTGTATGCCATCGCTTCTCTGCAGGAGATCTATGCTCGACTGACCGGCAAGCCGGTATTGCTCAGCTTGGCCACGGTAAAAAACATGGCTAACGACTACGGAAGAAAATTCTCGTCGGAAAAAATCCGGACCCGCTTTGGCCTGGGCTTCAGGCCCATGGAAGAAACGCTGGCGGAGGAAGTCGCGTGGATCCGGCAGCGAATGGCGCGAGCGGGGATGCGCCAATCCGGCAAAGAAAACATCGGGTTCGCCAATGGGGGCAGGCGATAA